The genomic DNA AATGTTCTGCCTTATCTTCCTTCTGTCAAGGTTTTCCTTCCTTATGAACGGCCCAGCGTACCACTCAACGCTACTAAAGGCCTGAGCTCCAGAGAAGTAGTGCTGAAGAGTTATCAGGTAATTTGCCACGTGGTCAACGAAGGTGTCGAAGTGCCTCGCGGGCCTTGAGATTATGGTGGGCGTCTTTAAGCCTTTCTTAAGCAACCTAGATATGCTGTGGCCCGTGCAGTAGGGAATGTAAAGACTGTATGGGAGCTTGTGGATGTAGATATCTCCATTAAAGTGGGCCTTTCTCCCAACCTCTGGAATCAGGTTTATGCTGTCCTTTAATGCTTCTTCCATAACATAGGCAAAGAAACCGCTCGGCCCAGGGTATCTATTTGCGTTTTCCAAGACGTCTAGGCTCCCCCACCTTGCATATTCGTGAATCATGTCTGAAACTTTTTCCATATTTTACCCCCCCTCTTGGATATTTTGTCCAAGTTTTTAGTATTTAATCCTCCAGTTATAGGAGTTATGGATAAAATAACCAACAAATTATCGAGAATTGAGACAAGGATATATCACAATGTCAAATATGAAGAAGAGAACCGCCAATTTGACAACATAATAGAAGTTAGACGTGGAAAACGAAAATCTAAAGAACAATATAATGTCATTCTGACAACTAGATTATAGCCTCCTCTGTAGATTTGTCAAAGACATGAATCCTCTCAACATCCATGACCACGTTTACTTCTTTCCCGACCTCCAGCGGGATGTGTCCTGGGAGCTTGACCTTGATGAGCTCATCACCAAGGACTACATGAACTATAGTGTCCGTACCTAAAGCCTCAACGAAATCAACCCTGCCTTTAACTTTCGTCGTTCTCTTCATATGGGCCATCTCGCCGATTCCCTCAATTATCATGTGCTCTGGCCTTATTCCAAAGAGAACATCCTTGCCCATGTAGTCCTTTAATAGATCCATTATATCGTGGGGTAGTTCTATCTTGAACCCTCTCCCCTCTAAGTAGTTCTCCCTAACTGACACTTCGAGGATGTTCATCTCAGGGGCACCAATGAACGTCGCAACGAACACCGACTTTGGATTCAGGTAAACCTCGGTTGGTGGACCAACTTGGAGCAACTTTCCTTGATTCATCACCGCTATCCTGTCTCCCATTGTCATTGCCTCAACTTGGTCGTGGGTTACGTAGATCGTGGTGACCTTGAGCCTTTGCTGGAGCTTCTTTATCTCGGCCCTCATCGCGACCCTTAACTTAGCGTCAAGGTTGCTTAAGGGTTCGTCCATTAGGAGAACGTCAGGCTCAACTACTATGGCTCTAGCAACTGCAACCCTCTGCCTCTGACCTCCAGAAAGTTGCGCTGGATACCTGTCAAGGAGGCTCTCTATCTGGAGAAGTTCAGCGGCCCATCTAACTTTTTTGTCAATCTCTTGCTTTGAAAACTTCTTTATCCTCAGCGGAAAGGCTATATTGTCATAAACCGTCATGTGAGGCCAAACCGCATAGCTCTGGAAGACCATGCTTATGTTCCTGTCCTTGGGTGGTAGGTAGGTTACATCCCTATCACCAAAGTATATCTTCCCCTCGGTTGGTTCTTCCAAGCCGGCTATCATTCTTAATGTTGTTGTCTTTCCACAACCGCTCGGCCCCAGCAAGACTAAGAATTCGCCATCCTTGATCGTTAGATTGAGTTTATTTACCGCAGTGAAGTCTCCAAACTTCTTTGTCAGGTTTTCAAGCCTAACCTCAACCATCCTCAATCACCTCAAGGTTATTCCCCACATCGTCACGAGGTACCTCCTCGCGAAGAATATGAACAGCATCGCTGGAAGTATCATTATGAATGCAGCAGCGAATTTATAGTAGGCAGGA from Pyrococcus kukulkanii includes the following:
- a CDS encoding ABC transporter ATP-binding protein, with product MVEVRLENLTKKFGDFTAVNKLNLTIKDGEFLVLLGPSGCGKTTTLRMIAGLEEPTEGKIYFGDRDVTYLPPKDRNISMVFQSYAVWPHMTVYDNIAFPLRIKKFSKQEIDKKVRWAAELLQIESLLDRYPAQLSGGQRQRVAVARAIVVEPDVLLMDEPLSNLDAKLRVAMRAEIKKLQQRLKVTTIYVTHDQVEAMTMGDRIAVMNQGKLLQVGPPTEVYLNPKSVFVATFIGAPEMNILEVSVRENYLEGRGFKIELPHDIMDLLKDYMGKDVLFGIRPEHMIIEGIGEMAHMKRTTKVKGRVDFVEALGTDTIVHVVLGDELIKVKLPGHIPLEVGKEVNVVMDVERIHVFDKSTEEAII